One segment of Cynocephalus volans isolate mCynVol1 chromosome 8, mCynVol1.pri, whole genome shotgun sequence DNA contains the following:
- the TINAGL1 gene encoding tubulointerstitial nephritis antigen-like — translation MWRCPPGLLLLLLLPGQVALGAWRGRGRRELAPGLHLRGIRDAGGRYCQEQDLCCRGRADDCALPYLGATCYCDLFCNRTVSDCCPDFWDFCLGVPPPFPPIQGCMHGGRVYPVLGTYQDNCNRCTCQEKGQWECDQEPCLVDPDMINTINQGNYGWRAGNHSAFWGMTLDEGIRYRLGTIRPSSSVMNMNEIYTVLGPGEVLPTAFEASEKWPNMIHEPLDQGNCAGSWAFSTAAVASDRVSIHSLGHMTPVLSPQNLLSCDTHHQQGCHGGRLDGAWWFLRRRGVVSDHCYPFSGRERDEAGPEPRCMMHSRAMGRGKRQATARCPNSYVHANDIYQVTPAYRLGSDEKEIMKELMENGPVQALMEVHEDFFLYQGGIYSHTPVSLGRPEQYRRHGTHSVKITGWGEETLPDGRMLKYWTAANSWGPAWGEKGHFRILRGTNECDIESFVLGVWGRVGMEDMGHH, via the exons ATGTGGCGATGTCCACCGGGactgctgctgttgttgctgctgcctGGCCAGGTGGCCCTGGGTGCCTGGCGAGGTCGTGGGCGCCGGGAGCTAGCACCGGGTCTGCACCTGCGGGGCATCCGGGATGCGGGTGGCCGGTACTGCCAGGAGCAGGACCTGTGCTGCCGCGGCCGTGCTGACGACTGCGCCCTGCCCTACCTGGGCGCCACCTGTTACTGTGACCTCTTCTGCAACCGCACCGTCTCCGACTGCTGCCCTGACTTCTGGGACTTCTGCCTCGGCgtgcctcctcccttcccccccattCAAG GATGTATGCATGGGGGTCGCGTCTATCCAGTCTTGGGAACCTACCAGGACAACTGTAACCGTTG CACCTGCCAGGAGAAAGGGCAGTGGGAGTGTGACCAGGAGCCATGCCTGGTGGACCCAGACATGATCAACACCATCAACCAGGGCAACTACGG GTGGCGAGCTGGAAACCACAGCGCTTTCTGGGGCATGACCCTGGATGAGGGCATTCGTTACCGCCTGGGCACCATCCGCCCATCTTCCTCTGTCATGAACATGAATGAGATTTAT ACAGTGCTGGGCCCAGGGGAGGTGCTGCCCACGGCCTTCGAGGCCTCTGAAAAGTGGCCCAACATGATCCACGAGCCTCTCGACCAGGGCAACTGTGCAGGCTCCTGGGCCTTCTCCACAGCAG CCGTGGCATCCGATCGTGTCTCAATCCATTCCTTGGGACACATGACGCCTGTCCTGTCACCCCAGAACCTGCTGTCCTGTGACACCCACCATCAGCAGGGATGCCACGGGGGGCGTCTCGATGGTGCCTGGTGGTTCCTGCGACGTCGAGG GGTTGTGTCTGACCACTGCTACCCGTTCTCGGGCCGGGAGAGGGACGAGGCTGGCCCTGAGCCCCGCTGCATGATGCACAGCCGGGCCATGGGCCGGGGCAAGCGCCAGGCCACTGCCCGCTGCCCCAATAGCTATGTCCATGCCAATGACATCTACCAGGTCACACCCGCCTACCGTCTCGGCTCCGAT GAGAAGGAGATCATGAAGGAGCTGATGGAGAATGGCCCCGTCCAAG CCCTCATGGAGGTGCACGAAGACTTCTTCCTGTACCAGGGCGGCATCTACAGCCACACACCAGTGAGCCTTGGGAGGCCGGAGCAATACCGCCGGCACGGGACCCACTCTGTCAAGATCACAGG gtggggagaggagacGCTGCCTGATGGAAGGATGCTCAAATACTGG ACGGCTGCCAACTCATGGGGCCCAGCCTGGGGTGAGAAGGGCCACTTCCGTATCCTGCGTGGCACCAACGAGTGCGACATCGAGAGCTTTGTGCTGGGCGTCTGGGGCCGCGTGGGCATGGAGGACATGGGTCACCACTGA